CATCAAATTGGTACATTCTACCTGATCAACCAGGGTGgggtttttatttttcttcaaagCAACATTATATTTATCCCATCTTGGGCATCGGAACATGTGGCACATTTTCTAAGATTCTTCCAACATCTATATATACTATAAGGATCCAAGAATTTTAAAACCTCCATTCACCATATTAATTTTCCCTGACCCCTCATGGCATCCCCACCTGGCGGGATGTTGGACGTTATTGAAAGTTTGATGACAAGGGGAAAAAACCTCTTTCTAAAATATTTCCTGGATTTAGGCGCTTATTTTCTCGCCGCATAGGTAACTTACCCACCCGCCATAACCACCTGACCCTCCGCACCATCCCTGAGCGTGATTGATAAATCAATCGAACTTTGAATCAAGCGGCTGCCACCTTCCATTTGATCCCTCCTCCAGTCCTCCTTCCAGCAGCTCATTGTTGCGGTAGATGATAGGTGAGGCGATGCATGGAGGCGTTAGGATCCCTAGGCGCCGTGGCAAAATCCCAGGAGGCGGCGATATCCCCAATGGAGGCAGgcgcaatggcggcggcggcgtcaactAACGGCAAAATCCCTGGGCGCCGTTGCAAAATAATCTATAGAGGAGATCCACCCCCGAGAGACCGGCCCCTACGCGGCAGACGCAACAATATCCCTGACGAAGGCAGGTGcaatggcagcggcggcgacccaCGTCCCTAGGCGTAGGAGGCAACATGACGGAGTGAGAATGCCAGGTACCCCCAATTTGGGTTGTGGTGTTGCTGTTTTTTCAGTTCATCGTAGCGACTGTTTCCTCATGCCTGCTCCTTCAACCATGATTTGAAACAGCCTCATTCCATGTAAAGTCTCTCTTCGCATTCATTCTACTCATTCCCTACGTGCAGCAAGGATAGATGAGAGCTCATGCAATGTATGGACGTATTTTCAAGCTATCATTATATAGATATGTATGGTCAGACTTTAGAGATTTGGGTTGAATGCGTGGGAACAAATGATGGAGCAGTGACGTTTTGTCTATATAATCTACTAATtagtttctatttttttatttttacctaggtttttaaaaaaattttttGGTCAGCATTGTGAGGAAACAAGGTGATCACACTAGCCTTCGTAGAGGGGATCAAATGGCTGTCCGGTGGCAGATTAGTTATATGTCGATCACCAGTGCAAAAATAGGTGCGACAGGATGAATCCTTTGTTAATTTTGAAATCCTTAACATACATGATTCATTACTGTGTGACTCAATATTTGCAACAAAAAATATCTATCACTAACTATGAAACAAATTAGATAGACTGTCAGTCACCCAGTCTTTGGCCCTGTTTGGGGGAGCTTTCTACAGCTTCTAGAACTCCAACCAGCTGGAAAAGCTAGAAGCTCCCCCAAACAAACCCGCTTTTCCCAATAGCTAGCAGATCCAAAAGCTCAGTTTTGCCTGGAAACGAAAAGCTCCGCGAGGGGAGCTTCCCGAGCTTGTACCCTTCAGTGTTACAGACCTCCCCACGAAACTTCAATGAAATTACCCGCTTTTGCCACTAGTATATAACAAAAATTTTCCCCTCTCCCCGTCTCTGCTGCGCccctccaccccctccccctcccgagCGACCGAGAGGGTCGCGCCGCTCCCTCCCAAGCGACGGACCAGGGCGCCAAGCTTAGGTCGCTGCTCAGGGCGGCCGGCGCAAGGCTGCTCCCCCGACCCGGACTCCAGATCGAGGAAGAGAAGGCCCCGCCGCGGCTCCTGGTCCCCGTCGCAGCGCCCCAAGCCTGCTGGACCTGctcgcgcccccccccccctgcggAGCGACGGAGCTTCCTATTCCGGCAGCTCGCAGCTCCGCCCGGCGGCCATTCACCCGCGACCTTCTCTCCGGCCGGCGGCCCAGCTGTGTCAATCTTGGAGGTCGCATCCAAGGTAAGCACACATTTCTTCCCACCCCACACTAGTTTTAGGGATTTATGCCTAGGGTTTGGATTTGATTAGTTCATTTAAACTACATTGGTCTTCCATGCCTAAGGTAGCAGGTGTTCTTTTAGCCACCAACTACATTTAACCTTGCGGATGTATCCCTAAATCGATTCCCCTGAATTATCGATTAAGACCTCAGTTACCAAATTAAATAGGATacagaagaaaaaaaggagGTGGACAGAACAGATCGATGGGTTGGTAAAAAAAGTGGATAGATGCAGGCCCTGATTCAATGGATTGCTAATTCGATTCCAGGAGCTATGTGGTTATTTTTTTTCTGCTAATGAAATTAGAACATTTCTCGATGAAAATGGAATTAGAACATAATCTGGTGTGCTGCACATAGACAAACAGTCAAGCATTACCAAAGCATTATCGTAAGTTATGCATGAATTGAATCTTACCAGAGAAacaatgaaaatgaaaatggcCATGTGAATAACAGTATTAGACCATTTTTAAAAAGAAATATGGGTCCGAGTACTTGTATGTTGCTTATTGTTGGAGTAATTTTGTTAGTATAGATGGAGAAAGGGAAGGTGAAGACACCAAAAGCAGTATGGGATGCATATGCAACCAAAATATTTTGTCAGATATGTAAGGAAGAAACTCTAGCTGGGAATAGGCCAGGGACTACCTTGAGTTCGATTGGGTACAAGAACCTTGAGGAAAAATTTTTTGCTATCACCAAACGACACTACCCACATGGAAAATTGAAGAACAAATGGGATACTTTGAAGCCACAGTACAACTTGTGGTTGGATTTGAAGAGGGCTGCAACCGGTCTTGGTTTCGATGTTACAAAGGGGATAATTACAGCAAGTGATGAATGGTGGGAGGACAAGATAGCGGTAAGTAAAACTGAAAGTTGTTTATTTTTTCATCTTTGAAAACAAAGTTCTGATAACTAACACATATGACTtctttttcagcaaaacaagaaatatgCAGCCTTTCGTGAAGCACCTATGGACAACTTAGATGAGCTTGAAGTTATGTTTCAAAACATCAATGTCACAGGTTTATCTTCGATCATTCCGGGAGTTCAAAAAACTACAGCTCCCATTGATGTTGGTGATGATAGTAATGAAAATGAAGAGAACATACACATTTCACATGAtgcaaaaaaagaaggaaaacgcAAAGCTAGAGATGTTGACCATACTTTTAGCCCAAAGAAGAAGGGTAGGAATCCTATGGTTAAGCAAGTGTCACGACTTATCGATGTGTTGGCTACTAGTAAGAGCAAACATGAACAAAAGGTTGAAGATGACATCATAGAGCTCATGGATCAAGCTGTCAATGCAGGGGCTAGTGAAGGGAGTGATGAGCATTTTATGGCCACCCAACTCTTTGTGAAGCGTGAAAACCGTGCAGTGTTTCGTTCCAtcaaaacaaatgaaggaaaGGTGGCTTGGCTGAAGAGGATGTATGAAGAgaggaaaaataaataaagtagTCTCACTAATGTGCTATATCCTTTTTATTTCACCTGCGTTTATGTAATGCTACCCTATTTATTTCAGTTGCATTTATGTAATGGTACCCTATTTATTTTAGCTGTTATTTATGCGATGTTACCCTTGTTATTCCAGCTGTTATTTGTTGTTGTAAGTGCTATCTGAATAATTGTCAATCTGTTTTTTAGATGAGCACATCAAGTGAAAGTGACAATTGTTCATCTAGTAAGAGTGAGAATGACACTGATGATGCATCAGAAGTATTGGTAGCATCAATAGTGACTCTCATTGCTATGGATCACAGTGAAAAATATCTTGGGAAAAGAAAGAgacctcctcctcgccagtCTGGGTATCAATGGGTCATGGATCAGCTACAAGTCAACAAAGATTGCTACAACATGTTTCGTATGAATCGTCATGTATTTGCTAGGTTGCATGAAACATTGGTCGAGAATTATGGGCTTAAGTGCACAAGAGTTATGAGCTCTGTTGAAGCCTTGGGAATGTTCTTATGGATGTGTGGTGGTCCTCAATCATTTATCACTGTTGAGAATATATTCAAGCGATCCACTGAAACAATTAGTCGAAAATTTAGTGAAGTCCTAGAGTCTGTCAATCTGCTAGCTGGAGACATCATCAAACCAAAAGATCTACAATTCAGAACAGTGCATCCAAGGCTTCAAGATGATCGGTTTTCACCCCACTTCAACAATTGCATAGGTGCCATTGATGGCACACATGTACGTGTTGTCGTGCCAGCAAATGAGATGATTCCTCACATTGGCCGTCATGGATACCCAACACAGAATGTCATGGCTGTGTGTGATTTTGATATGAGATTCACATTTGTTGTAGCCGGATGGCCTGGATCTGCTCATGACTCTCGAATATTCAATGATACTTTGTGCCGCTACTCAGATGCATTCCCACATCCTCCTGAAGGTAATGGCCGAAAATCATGTCAATCTTTATTTGTCATGTTGTTCCATATATGTGATCTCATATTATTTTGATATATAGGAAAATATTATCTTGTTGATTCTGGATATCCCAACAAGAAAGGTTTCCTAGCTCCCTACAGAGGGCAAAGGTATCATTTACCTGAATTTCAAGGTGGCCAAAGGCCAAGTGGTCTTAAAGAGGTTTTTAACCATGCTCACTCCTCTCTTCGCAATGTGATTGAACGTTCTTTTGGGGTGCTGAAAATGAAATGGCGAGTTCTATTACATATGCCAAGTTTCCCGGTTGAGAAGCAAAAGAAGATCATCATTGCATGCATGGCACTTCATAACTTTATTCGTGACAGTGCTTTGAGTGATGAGCTATTTCAAATGTGCGATGAGGATGAAGAATACATGCCAGAGGTTGATTcatcagaagaagaagaagaagaagtgcaTAACAGTGGTCCATCATCAGATGATGTTGATATGTGTGCATTTCGTGATTTCATTGCGAACTCCTTGATGGCAGATAGAGGGTAGACAAGTAGTGATGGTGCACAACTCATTTTGTTTGTAAAAAGTAGCCCTTTGgtattttgtatggcttgaaAAATGTTAGTCATGCTTCGGATGTGCTTTTGTGTAAGCTCAATGAAATAATTGAAATAGTATGATTTAATAGGCCATCTTAAATATTAAGCTatccaaaaataatacaaaatATTTATTAACCAAGCTGTTCAGACGAATCATTACAGTTCACAAGTAATCAGGTATTCGTTATACTAGAGGGTATTTTAGACTTTCCACTCCTCAGCTCAGCAGCCAGCCATCCAAAAGCTAGGTTGCCAAACAAGCCAGCTTATCAGACCAGTAGattctcagaccagcagcttTTCGGACCAGCAGGTGAGCttctcagaccagcagcttTTGGAAAAGCTCCAGCtaccccaaacagggcctttgtTCCACTGATAGTTACGACCTGCAAAAACTGCGTCTACATTGTTATATTTGGTTGACTTCCTATTGCATGCAAGTATTGATTTTGAATTTCAGCTTGGTTTGGtcttgtgattttttttttgcatgtagCAATGCTCGGACTTTCTGGCCATTGTAAGAGGGGACTGATGAAATCAGGAAGGAAGAATAAAGAATACCTGGAGCAAAATTTCTGCTAGCTGCATGATGCTAGCAAGGGTGCAAAGGTATTGGCTTTCTTTGAATCCAACACTCTTTGTTCTGTGCTATGTTTTCAACCAATTTTATTCTCTGGATAGTTAATAGAAATTGATGTTGCTCCACAAATAATAACTAGTCTATGGTTGCAATATCTGCCCTGAACAAGTGTTGCCATGTTATTCTAGAAAGGATTTCCCTTGAGCTCATGTCCTTTCTTCATGATCGAGCTGAGCAAGCATTCCATTAGTTGTTCTTGCTCATCTATGTTCGGTAGAATAAAATGCTGGAAATCTATGCATATTCCAAAATTATGTTTGAAGAAAATTTACATGTGTATGAGTTGCCACATATTTCCAGGTACTTATCTTCTCCCATtagtttatttattttaatttagAGGATTTTATGTGATGCCACTTTAATCATTTCGTAGTATCACTACTACCTTGATTATTAATGTAAGTAATATCACCCATGTGAATTTGTGATTCTACCTTGATTAGAGTTTTTCATTTTAGACTGAAAATACATGGAACTGGTGCATTCACTATATAAGAGATCATGAATCGAGTATATGGCCCTTATCATTATTGACCTTGGAGTAGAAGTGTTTTAAGTTGAATTTCTTATGTTCCTGATCCTTGCTTTGCATTTTGAGTAGATTTCAAGCAGAGGAGAATGCATTCAGGCATGGGATGATGTGGAAGCTGGGGCATTTGGTCTCACGTGTAAGCAGCCCTATATCTTAATGGCACAATCCATATCAATCATGAAATGTATGCGTGGTTTCCTCCCTTCGCAATGCTAAGTATATTTTACATGTGAATTGTGATGACAAAGTCCTATTGGGAAGAAATAACAGAAAAATAAGAGTGTAGTTTCAGAAGAGCTAgaatgaaaaaaatatgaatatGAAAAAGCTCAATTCACAGTTCCATTTATATTTCCAAAGATGAGGATACTGTTGTTCTGGTGTACTGTCATGCATTTGGCGGTATATAAAAGACTCAATGCTATCACACATGGATGAAAATATTTGGTCGACATTTAGTCTTTTGAGCAAGTGCAATGTTGAAAATATTTGGTCTACATTTTATTGTGGCAATAGCTATGGAGATTATTGGGTTCGTATTTGGCTTCACCGTTTTAACTCTATATTATTGTACTGCTTTTGACGTATTGACATTTTTTAATGTTTGGCTCTCAATTATTTGGCAGGAGCAAAGGGCTTGTGATTGGGAGTGGTTTGaaggtgttgtcggtcgaaacccaccggcgagcagcgacaggcaacacgaagagccgggaggtcgccggggcgctggcaggcactgctccctcgtcgacggcccgcaattccgtcacgcgcccggagattccgtggaaagccgggcgtgccacctgacctatacccgatcaggagggtgcgaacgtgctccgaacagtttcctgcgtacaaagccacgtgtaaacataagtctgagccgtggtcggctccccgggacgactcttgcatcggctttaaagagccgatcgagtcccggtgtcagattggatctgtttgcatccagaTGTCGTCGAAtgaagcaaataactgtaaagctgcttcaattaaacctaactaatctaatccacgacggtaaaagcctcactgttagatcggaacatcctacacgtgattgggcctaataaatatagcaaatagctaaaccataacccaaaacagaggcctaagaactagccagagccgattcccggaacaatccctatcaaggctaagataaagcatctagtacgccaccggatcatccaacccgtttgcaaggcctaatctaacagatattatgccaactcttaagggtaagagcaaaccataacagattagatctattagATATAAAAGAAGTAgtgtgttgcctttacgcagctaactctatgcgacaagagctagtataagatgataacatgatcgcgtaaagacaacatgatattcgtagacaattagcaacaaaagcacaacaaatctactaaaagccatgctacgaacatcaggataactagcattactcgccataaaaaacgcttcagtacgagtaataccaaggtagaAGCAAGAACagcgctgccctgatcgcaagacgcgatcagggcagcatggcgcttacttggatgaaaccctagaattaggggtggcaaTGCGCCGAGGTTGTTGTttttgtgagacgtgatgacgctccctTTTCAtaaataacatagggtacatatttatagtccggagacttgggaaacaatctaaactaatcttgtcccgatcggattctatctctaatcttaaactaaatctaaagatacatggcccatgtggcacAAATGCTCacacaggagccgatttacaagccttcttaatcttctgctttgagcccatcttgctttcggcccataaattaatcatgttaatttatggcgataacacatgccccctggttttggtaatgatagttccaaaaccactccgtcgcttcatcttcccgttaatgctcattaatcacactgcaaccaccaaggaagacgcaacgtctctgcaactggctcctcgtagaatgtgaaactgccgatccgtcttccatctttccactatttaatctcaccccgaattggctctcctccatggcaaaactccttcttcttcccaaagccagtagcgcagaaaaccccactcctctgccagccatggcgatctcttcctcctccgactccaactccttcggagactcttcctcctcttcttctcctacttcttcccccctccctgcttcttccatcgactccatcccggagagtcgggagccgacgccggagtgggacccaaccgcagcgtacgaagcgctggctcctctgcactgggatgcagaggagttcgacttcggggtcgtctccgaggaggacgagcccgaaactgaaggagaagacctccggctcctgttccaggaggagtcggagagcgGCGAAGAGgaagacccctcttcggacggagtcgactcctcctcggaagaggagatcgactccccctccgacgacga
The genomic region above belongs to Panicum virgatum strain AP13 chromosome 8N, P.virgatum_v5, whole genome shotgun sequence and contains:
- the LOC120684771 gene encoding uncharacterized protein LOC120684771, which encodes MEKGKVKTPKAVWDAYATKIFCQICKEETLAGNRPGTTLSSIGYKNLEEKFFAITKRHYPHGKLKNKWDTLKPQYNLWLDLKRAATGLGFDVTKGIITASDEWWEDKIAQNKKYAAFREAPMDNLDELEVMFQNINVTGLSSIIPGVQKTTAPIDVGDDSNENEENIHISHDAKKEGKRKARDVDHTFSPKKKGRNPMVKQVSRLIDVLATSKSKHEQKVEDDIIELMDQAVNAGASEGSDEHFMATQLFVKRENRAVFRSIKTNEGKVAWLKRMYEERKNK
- the LOC120685288 gene encoding uncharacterized protein LOC120685288 encodes the protein MSTSSESDNCSSSKSENDTDDASEVLVASIVTLIAMDHSEKYLGKRKRPPPRQSGYQWVMDQLQVNKDCYNMFRMNRHVFARLHETLVENYGLKCTRVMSSVEALGMFLWMCGGPQSFITVENIFKRSTETISRKFSEVLESVNLLAGDIIKPKDLQFRTVHPRLQDDRFSPHFNNCIGAIDGTHVRVVVPANEMIPHIGRHGYPTQNVMAVCDFDMRFTFVVAGWPGSAHDSRIFNDTLCRYSDAFPHPPEGKYYLVDSGYPNKKGFLAPYRGQRYHLPEFQGGQRPSGLKEVFNHAHSSLRNVIERSFGVLKMKWRVLLHMPSFPVEKQKKIIIACMALHNFIRDSALSDELFQMCDEDEEYMPEVDSSEEEEEEVHNSGPSSDDVDMCAFRDFIANSLMADRG